A genomic window from Sphingobacterium sp. BN32 includes:
- the aroB gene encoding 3-dehydroquinate synthase has translation MKKITSLGYDVVFEDDLNELQSFLIDHDYSQLLILVDRNTNDHCLPVLQASIPDILDYDIIEVDPGEENKNIDFCIGVWKTMLDFGADRKALMLNLGGGVVTDMGGFAAATYKRGIDFINVPTTLLSQVDASVGGKTGIDLDNVKNIIGTFTQPQAVFISTAFLKTLDERQIRSGFAEIIKHGLIQDKDLYNKCKSLTLPVVPNEIIFESVQIKNKVITEDPTEKGLRKILNFGHTIGHAIEGYSLVNDQSPLLHGEAIAIGMICEAYLSRRVNNLDETELEDISHYLNAIYPSYSIDPSIYPVLIDLMRNDKKNENNQLGFALLRNIGNCDYNKYIDEDLIIESLDYYRNLTN, from the coding sequence ATGAAAAAGATAACAAGCTTAGGTTATGACGTGGTGTTTGAAGATGATTTGAACGAACTACAGTCTTTTTTGATTGATCATGACTACTCCCAACTATTAATACTTGTAGACCGTAATACCAATGATCACTGCTTGCCAGTGTTACAGGCGTCCATTCCAGACATCTTGGATTATGACATTATCGAAGTAGATCCCGGCGAAGAAAACAAGAATATCGATTTCTGTATCGGTGTATGGAAGACCATGCTTGATTTCGGCGCTGATCGCAAAGCTTTGATGTTGAATCTCGGGGGCGGCGTTGTTACAGATATGGGTGGATTTGCTGCAGCAACTTACAAGCGTGGGATAGACTTTATTAATGTGCCGACAACATTGCTATCGCAGGTTGATGCTTCAGTAGGAGGAAAGACAGGTATTGATCTAGACAACGTAAAGAATATCATCGGAACTTTCACGCAGCCTCAAGCTGTATTTATCTCTACAGCATTTTTGAAAACCTTAGATGAAAGACAGATACGTTCCGGTTTTGCAGAAATCATCAAGCATGGCTTAATTCAAGATAAAGATCTATACAATAAATGTAAATCTCTAACCTTGCCAGTCGTGCCGAATGAGATTATATTCGAGTCAGTACAGATTAAGAATAAGGTAATTACGGAAGATCCAACAGAAAAAGGATTGCGTAAAATCTTAAACTTCGGACACACGATAGGGCATGCAATTGAAGGATATTCTTTAGTGAATGATCAGTCCCCGCTACTACATGGCGAAGCTATTGCTATCGGGATGATCTGCGAAGCGTACTTATCCCGCCGAGTAAATAATCTTGATGAGACCGAATTGGAGGATATTTCGCACTATTTGAACGCTATCTACCCGTCCTACTCAATCGATCCATCAATATATCCTGTACTGATAGACTTGATGCGCAATGACAAGAAGAACGAGAATAACCAATTAGGCTTCGCCTTGTTGAGAAATATTGGCAACTGCGATTACAATAAATATATCGATGAAGATCTAATAATTGAAAGTTTAGATTACTATAGAAACTTAACCAATTAA
- a CDS encoding ThuA domain-containing protein, with protein MKKYAVFIVVLFTTIFGLSGISYAAAKKVLIFTKTAGYRHDNIEKGVEVLKKLYNDIGIQTVHSEDADLFLSDSLATFDAVLFFSTTGTIFNKEQKEAFQKYMRSGKGFMGIHAATDTEFDWPWYNQLVGAYFLSHPKVQEAKLQVLNRIHPATKHLNKIWLHKDEWYDFKDVQPGLNVLMNLDEGSYEGGKMGTVHPIAWFRKFEGARMFYTGLGHTKESFDSMAFQKHVVGGMRYVLGM; from the coding sequence ATGAAAAAGTATGCGGTATTCATAGTGGTATTATTCACTACGATCTTCGGGTTATCCGGCATCAGTTATGCTGCAGCCAAAAAGGTCCTGATTTTTACGAAGACCGCAGGCTATCGACATGATAATATTGAGAAAGGTGTAGAAGTTTTAAAGAAACTTTATAACGATATTGGTATCCAAACGGTGCATTCGGAGGATGCAGATCTATTCTTATCAGATTCTCTAGCGACCTTTGATGCCGTACTTTTCTTCAGTACCACAGGTACGATCTTTAATAAAGAGCAGAAAGAGGCATTTCAGAAATACATGCGTTCCGGCAAAGGCTTTATGGGCATCCATGCTGCTACGGATACTGAATTCGATTGGCCTTGGTATAATCAGCTGGTTGGCGCTTATTTCTTGAGCCATCCAAAAGTACAAGAGGCGAAACTCCAGGTCTTAAATCGAATACACCCTGCAACCAAGCATCTAAACAAGATATGGCTGCACAAGGATGAATGGTATGATTTCAAAGACGTTCAACCAGGTCTCAATGTCTTAATGAATCTGGACGAGGGCTCTTACGAAGGTGGCAAAATGGGCACGGTGCATCCTATAGCTTGGTTTCGAAAGTTTGAAGGGGCTAGAATGTTTTATACTGGATTAGGACATACTAAAGAATCTTTTGATAGTATGGCTTTTCAAAAGCATGTCGTTGGAGGAATGCGCTATGTGCTAGGCATGTAA
- a CDS encoding RNA-binding S4 domain-containing protein: MQTFTLKGEFIQMIQLLKVMNWVEHGAMAQWVVEEGLVKYNGEVDLRKRLKVKVGDVVEFDGNKVKII, encoded by the coding sequence ATGCAAACGTTTACATTAAAAGGGGAGTTCATTCAGATGATCCAATTATTGAAAGTCATGAATTGGGTTGAACATGGTGCTATGGCTCAATGGGTCGTAGAAGAGGGCTTGGTTAAATACAATGGCGAGGTCGATCTGAGAAAGCGCTTGAAAGTGAAAGTAGGAGATGTCGTCGAATTTGATGGTAATAAAGTAAAGATAATTTAA